A single region of the Xenopus laevis strain J_2021 chromosome 4L, Xenopus_laevis_v10.1, whole genome shotgun sequence genome encodes:
- the mrpl37.L gene encoding mitochondrial ribosomal protein L37 L homeolog translates to MAASMVPRRVCGAGVLSRWRFGVRCLSVSAARYGKFIPPVREEAPEIPGMEPITYVDRMYYVPGLARPRFPDWDRGWSDPQHYRSPPPEQMKLFREQPAYVFNCSCRLLGGVKQALWLTKTKLNPGLPQRIMDMCEDPAYQIPNHEELVHNIVAHACLWHRPGEQPVREEYCPKLLQGLLHLCQKQNSKFPALFQRSLIENCRLAASWRRESSIYHVRGINGFLLNSKNPLKPVASESEIQATKEHRLESLYPISPSIDLQEVNVYEERNDAGFRPGYPFPHPHTVFVMDSCSTRAGFLPDQLRAKMIMLAYSSALAKARNLFGEDAKALPEPILVQSIGTDGQIFHFLVFQLNTLDLDSEDGIKNIVWMDSDQPLYSSANLVAKVRRKIVEVPAGVCGLQPETFKKFWAMYLHGAN, encoded by the exons ATGGCGGCGTCCATGGTTCCACGGAGAGTGTGCGGAGCCGGTGTTCTTTCCCGTTGGAGGTTTGGTGTGCGGTGCTTGAGCGTTTCGGCAGCTCGATATGGCAAGTTTATACCGCCTGTCCGGGAAGAAGCTCCAGAAATCCCAGGAATGGAGCCGATCACATACGTCGATCGGATGTACTATGTCCCTGGCTTAGCACGACCTCGCTTCCCTGACTGGGATCGGGGTTGGTCTGACCCTCAGCATTACCGGTCTCCTCCGCCAGAGCAGATGAAGCTGTTTCGGGAGCAGCCGGCCTATGTTTTCAACTGTAGCTGCCGCCTACTCGGAG GAGTAAAACAGGCACTGTGGCTCACAAAGACCAAACTGAACCCTGGCTTACCCCAGAGAATAATGGACATGTGTGAGGACCCAGCCTACCAAATTCCAAACCATGAGGAGCTAGTACACAATATAGTCGCCCATGCTTGTTTATGGCACCGACCTGGGGAACAACCAGTCAGGGAGGAATACTG CCCAAAGCTGTTACAGGGCCTTCTGCATTTGTGTCAGAAACAGAACAGTAAATTCCCTGCACTTTTCCAGAGAAGTCTTATTGAAAATTGTCGCTTGGCAGCTTCATGGCGTAGAG AATCCAGCATTTATCATGTACGCGGCATTAATGGGTTCCTGCTAAATTCCAAAAATCCACTGAAGCCTGTGGCCTCTGAGAGTGAGATTCAGGCCACAAAGGAGCACAGACTAGAATCTCTGTATCCCATATCTCCCTCTATCGACCTTCAGGAAGTGAATGTGTATGAGGAGCGGAACGATGCAG GTTTCAGGCCTGGGTATCCATTTCCCCATCCACACACTGTGTTTGTCATGGACTCCTGCAGCACAAGAGCCGGTTTTCTTCCAGATCAGCTGCGTGCCAAAATGATCATGCTTGCTTACAGCAGTGCTTTGGCTAAGGCCAGAAATCTGTTTGGG gAAGATGCTAAGGCTTTGCCAGAGCCAATTTTGGTCCAGAGTATTGGCACTGACGgacaaattttccattttttggtATTTCAACTAAATACTCTGGATCTTGATTCTGAGGATGGAATTAAAAATATTGTCTGGATGGATTCTGATCAGCCACTTTACTCCTCTGCTAACCTTGTGGCTAAAGTCAGGAGGAAAATTGTGGAG gttCCTGCTGGAGTATGTGGGTTACAGCCAGAAACCTTTAAGAAGTTTTGGGCAATGTATCTGCATGGAGCAAACTGA
- the LOC121403058 gene encoding dynein light chain Tctex-type 5-like isoform X1: MSVQKKLGEIKLSRVTFRASSRPQQENALQKSTDPLASRAIPAVKPQQGEGAQKAADTRQSGSTISLKGLLAAQRLTRELKNRVALRRKTRARTQNCSPITIINEQTPVNSANPVHRFPNAHVKELIEEFLATKLKNEPYDPCTCASLTKDLCEDIKKIVRRVTPPRYKLICSMAIGSKHREDIMVTSQCLWDAYSDNVTSCSFQNRTLFCVVLVYAVYFE, encoded by the exons ATGAGTGTGCAAAAGAAGCTGGGAGAAATCAAGCTTTCCCGAGTCACTTTCCGTGCATCATCCAGACCACAACAGGAAAATGCTTTGCAGAAA TCAACAGATCCTTTAGCCTCAAGAGCAATTCCAGCTGTCAAACCTCAGCAAGGTGAAGGAGCTCAAAAGGCAGCAGATACGAGGCAATCTGGATCAACCATCAGCCTGAAAGGCCTACTGGCTGCACAGCGTCTTACTCGGGAGCTGAAG AACCGAGTGGCATTAAGGAGAAAAACCAGAGCCCGGACACAGAATTGCAGTCCAATAACGATTATAAATGAGCAG ACTCCTGTTAATTCTGCAAATCCTGTACATAGGTTTCCGAATGCTCATGTGAAGGAGCTAATCGAGGAGTTCCTGGCTACAAAGCTGAAGAATGAGCCCTATGAtccctgtacttgtgccagcctCACTAAAGACTTGTGTGAAGACATTAAAAAGATCGTTAGAAGAGTGACTCCTCCCCGATACAAACTTATTTGCAGCATGGCTATTGGGAGCAAGCATCGGGAGGACATTATGGTGACCAGTCAATGTCTATGGGACGCATACTCAGACAATGTCACTTCCTGTAGCTTCCAGAACCGCACTCTATTCTGTGTAGTTTTGGTGTATGCTGTTTATTTTGAATAG
- the LOC121403058 gene encoding uncharacterized protein LOC121403058 isoform X2, with amino-acid sequence MSVQKKLGEIKLSRVTFRASSRPQQENALQKSTDPLASRAIPAVKPQQGEGAQKAADTRQSGSTISLKGLLAAQRLTRELKNRVALRRKTRARTQNCSPITIINEQVSECSCEGANRGVPGYKAEE; translated from the exons ATGAGTGTGCAAAAGAAGCTGGGAGAAATCAAGCTTTCCCGAGTCACTTTCCGTGCATCATCCAGACCACAACAGGAAAATGCTTTGCAGAAA TCAACAGATCCTTTAGCCTCAAGAGCAATTCCAGCTGTCAAACCTCAGCAAGGTGAAGGAGCTCAAAAGGCAGCAGATACGAGGCAATCTGGATCAACCATCAGCCTGAAAGGCCTACTGGCTGCACAGCGTCTTACTCGGGAGCTGAAG AACCGAGTGGCATTAAGGAGAAAAACCAGAGCCCGGACACAGAATTGCAGTCCAATAACGATTATAAATGAGCAG GTTTCCGAATGCTCATGTGAAGGAGCTAATCGAGGAGTTCCTGGCTACAAAGCTGAAGAATGA